AACAACTCGCACGGTACAGATGATGGGACTGTTGCAACGATGGCTGTGCCTGTCCTCATGTTTGCAGTTGGCGTAATTGGAAATACTATAGCAATAGTCGCCCTTTCCAGATCTAAACAAGAGCAAAAATCGTCTGCGTTTTACTCACTAGTATGCGGTTTGGCTGTAACTGATCTGCTTGGGACATGTCTTGCTAGCCCAATCACTATCGCTACTTATCTTAATGCAAAGGTACTCGAAGACAGGCACCTCTGTGAATTCCATGCATTTCTCTTACTGTTTTTTGGCGTCCTTGGACTAAGTATTACATGCGCAATGTCTGCTGAGCGATACTTAGCCATGTGCCATCCGTACACTTATCAAAGATGGGGAGTTGATCGATGTTTTGCACGCCAGTTCCTGTTTTTAATCTATATAGCAAATGTAGTTTTTTGTTGTCTTCCAATGATGGGTATGGCGAACAGCATTCCTCAATCGTCCCACACATGGTGCTTCATTGACTGGAGGACACAACAACCTTTACCTGCCACATATTCTTTCTTATATGGAAGTGTGAGTTTTCTTCTCATATTGATAACCATAGTCTTAAACTTTACCGTTTGTGGGACTCTGATAATCATGCGTCGGACTACAATCCAAAAATCCGTCACACGGGGAAGTGCGCGAGAACGATGGAAGGCAATCTCATCAGGCGCAGAGGTTCAAATGATGATTGTTCTCATGGTGATCTCTGTGGTGGTTTTAAGCTTCTCTGCGCCATTGGTGGTAAGTTATAATGGTTATCAATTAATTTAAGGTTATTATCTGAAAGGGAGAAAATAAGTGTCGGTTCTTGTTTTCTTTTAGGTACGCGTATTTGTTAACCAGATAACACTACAAGATAATTTCCAGGCAGATTTGACGGCTATTCGGGCTGCCTCTGTGAACGCCATTCTGGACCCCTGGATATATATTCTCCTTAGAAGGACTCTCTTTTGGAAGATTCGGGTCTTGTGTAAAAGGGTTTGTCACAGTCGCCAAGGAGCCGTTTCGGCTAGCCCGCAGAGGAGTTACGTTTACCCAGAAAACGTGTGTGACACTAACAAGTACACTCACGTCTTGGAGGCAATGTGCAGCTCTACCATCAGTGCACAGATTCCTGTCATGGTAACCTACGCCACTAAAGCTAAACCTACTCCAACACATTTACCTTAAACCGATCTATTCAACAGTGACACTCCATTAAATATGTCAGTTACAACATATGTTGGTTCTGTTTCTTATTTCACGTGTGGGGTTGAGTGAAGGGATGCGTGCTGTTCTAAAAAGGCAGAGCACTGTTAAATGAAAAAAAGGGCTCATTTTGTCACTTTACTTTATACGGTAGACAAGTCAGCTGTCATTTTTCACAAtgcatttattttttatgacatttaaa
The sequence above is drawn from the Osmerus eperlanus chromosome 24, fOsmEpe2.1, whole genome shotgun sequence genome and encodes:
- the LOC134011102 gene encoding prostaglandin E2 receptor EP4 subtype-like, with the translated sequence MNDTLNNSHGTDDGTVATMAVPVLMFAVGVIGNTIAIVALSRSKQEQKSSAFYSLVCGLAVTDLLGTCLASPITIATYLNAKVLEDRHLCEFHAFLLLFFGVLGLSITCAMSAERYLAMCHPYTYQRWGVDRCFARQFLFLIYIANVVFCCLPMMGMANSIPQSSHTWCFIDWRTQQPLPATYSFLYGSVSFLLILITIVLNFTVCGTLIIMRRTTIQKSVTRGSARERWKAISSGAEVQMMIVLMVISVVVLSFSAPLVVRVFVNQITLQDNFQADLTAIRAASVNAILDPWIYILLRRTLFWKIRVLCKRVCHSRQGAVSASPQRSYVYPENVCDTNKYTHVLEAMCSSTISAQIPVMVTYATKAKPTPTHLP